ACAAGAATTTTGCGTGAGCACTACGAATGCAAAATGCGTCCAAGTTGAAGATCTCGTTATGCAGTATTTTCCAATGCAGGCTCATACCACATTGGACAAGGCTTGCTGTTTCATGTAACGAGGTTGCTATGTATAATGTTGCATGTAACTTGATAGGAGATTTCGCATGGGGAACCACGCACGTAATGCACGAGTTCAAAAGCACCGCGACGCGCTGCGCATGGCAGGACTACGTCCGGTGCAGATCTGGGTTCCGGACACACGCCACCCAGGCTTCGCGGAGGAGTGCCGCCGCCAATCCATTCTGGTGGCTCAGGCAGACAGCGCCGATATGCCCATGCAGCAGTTCATGGATGATGCCTTGGCAGACGTAGAGGGCTGGACAGAATGATGCGCGGCGACCTGGTGACTATTGCCATACAAGGAAACTTTGGCAAGCCACGGCCCGCGTTGGTAATTCAAGCCAATCAGTTCAGCGAGCATGTAAGTGCAACGGTTCTACTCATTACCAGCACGCTTGTTGCTGCGCCATTGCTGCGCGTTACTGTTCAGCCGAGCGCGGAGAACGGCTTGCAGAAGCCTTCACAGGTAATGGTGGACAAGGCCATGACGGTTAAGCGCGACAAGGTAGGACCAGCCTTTGGACACATTGATGCGGATGTATTAGTGGAGGTTGAGCGTTGCTTGGCCGTTTTCCTGGGCATCGCCAAGTGACCCGTCGTTTCACCCACCGGACGCCATCATATACGGCGCAACCGATAAATTTCTCGTATGCTAGTTGCTGATCATTCGACTTTGCTTGTCAGGGGCATCGCCATTCCTGCAAAGGTTGAACCCATAGTTCACATCAAAATCTTTTTTCTCGCCAGATGTCGTCTGAACACCGGGTTGTTTCAGGTGAAGGTTAAGGCGCTTGCAGCCGGGCTGATCGAATTTAGCTACCGTAGTCACCGTGGCAATGACTGGCTGTTGTGATCCAGTCGTCTGACGGAAAAATCCGGTAAGCGGACCTGTCACAACTCCACCTGACTTTCCGTCCGGCGCATCAATTGCTTCGATCAGTAAAGGCTTGATGTTGGGGTATGTCGGCATTTCCGCCATGGCTTGCCAGGAGAAAATCCCTATAAAGATGGATGTAGGCAGAAAAACTATCTTTGACGTGATTCTCAACATTATTTTCTGATGCCTAGTTCATTGGCAGCATGTTCTATCGCTGCCCGCAGTAATGTTTCCGGGTGTTCGGGTTGGGTTGAGGCGGTATAAATGTTGAATCCAACAACCTCATTCCCAATTGATTGGTTTTTCATAATAGAAAATCCAAAACCAGCCAATCCTTCCTGAATATTGTTCTGTGAGGCGATACCCATTGCTGTCGTAAGTACGCCAACTGCTACCAGTTACGATTCCGCCAAGACTTCCTCCGAATGCTGAACCAAGTGAGATGGGATTAGGCCCCATATCGAAATTAGCCCCGTTGTTGGTTGCCTTGTTCACCAGTTTCACCATTTTTTCCATCTGTTTTTCGTGGGTTCTCCTGGTAAAAGCAGCGGTTTGATGACAGGTAGCTCCTCGCGCATCGACAACAGATATTCCGCTGTATAAGGCATTGCACGGCCATCTTCCTTGAATGGCATGGTAACGA
This genomic window from Nitrosomonas sp. contains:
- a CDS encoding antitoxin MazE family protein, giving the protein MGNHARNARVQKHRDALRMAGLRPVQIWVPDTRHPGFAEECRRQSILVAQADSADMPMQQFMDDALADVEGWTE
- a CDS encoding type II toxin-antitoxin system PemK/MazF family toxin, translating into MMRGDLVTIAIQGNFGKPRPALVIQANQFSEHVSATVLLITSTLVAAPLLRVTVQPSAENGLQKPSQVMVDKAMTVKRDKVGPAFGHIDADVLVEVERCLAVFLGIAK